The Macrococcoides canis genome has a window encoding:
- a CDS encoding YolD-like family protein → MIKMIHPIYGETDYRKIDPAQLNRNIPKGRGMIKWAPFATMPEQFLDVKRQIDAQTKIERPELSEDRLQEINETLHIALSKHQPVYIDYYIDGTIQRTMMHVEKIDQWAAIIIGTTVNEGHTYFVSFLDIVNLEVITETI, encoded by the coding sequence GTGATAAAAATGATTCATCCGATATATGGTGAAACAGATTACCGTAAAATCGATCCTGCACAACTGAACAGAAATATCCCGAAAGGACGTGGCATGATTAAGTGGGCACCCTTTGCGACGATGCCAGAACAATTTCTTGATGTTAAACGTCAGATTGATGCACAAACGAAGATTGAACGTCCAGAACTATCAGAAGACCGCTTACAGGAAATTAATGAGACGCTGCATATCGCACTCAGTAAGCATCAGCCCGTTTATATTGATTACTACATCGATGGTACAATCCAGCGTACAATGATGCATGTCGAGAAGATTGATCAGTGGGCTGCCATTATTATCGGCACGACGGTAAACGAGGGGCATACGTATTTTGTGTCATTTTTAGATATTGTAAATCTTGAGGTTATTACAGAAACGATTTAA
- a CDS encoding sensor histidine kinase: protein MKRINLLYDKVFLSILLIFLGCTVIAFYTLILNDQLTQIVEYKKFVLFFVAYALFSVFIITIISRYLRNAYALKQKAQENEHYFNYTQTLEQVNQEMRKFKHDYINILSTLSSYINNKDMDGLAVYFSEQIVPLKTSLNHELIQLNGLEKCHIIPLKGLVTTKIIDTQNAGIPLSIEVSDDIYEEDVKIDIIKLSRAVGIIWDNAIEASKDIDDPKINAGIIKNDNSILFIVANKCNNNIPSIHELYQPGFSTKGDNRGIGLLNLKEISSMFPNMFLDTSIQNGLFIQKIEIVTSH, encoded by the coding sequence TTGAAACGCATTAACCTGCTCTATGATAAAGTGTTCTTAAGCATACTTTTAATATTTCTGGGATGTACGGTTATCGCTTTCTACACGCTTATACTTAACGACCAGCTGACACAAATTGTCGAGTATAAGAAGTTCGTGCTGTTCTTTGTAGCCTATGCATTATTCAGTGTATTCATCATCACGATTATATCCAGGTATCTTCGTAACGCATATGCCTTAAAGCAGAAGGCACAGGAGAATGAACATTATTTCAACTATACGCAGACGCTCGAGCAGGTCAATCAGGAGATGCGCAAGTTCAAGCATGACTACATCAATATATTGTCAACACTGTCCTCATATATTAATAATAAAGATATGGACGGGCTTGCAGTGTATTTCAGTGAACAGATTGTACCATTGAAAACTTCGCTTAATCACGAACTTATTCAGCTCAATGGTCTCGAGAAGTGTCACATCATTCCTTTGAAAGGTCTGGTGACAACTAAGATTATCGATACACAAAATGCCGGCATCCCTTTATCAATCGAAGTATCTGACGATATTTATGAGGAAGACGTTAAGATTGATATCATCAAGTTATCTCGAGCTGTCGGTATTATATGGGATAATGCCATTGAAGCTTCAAAAGATATCGATGACCCAAAAATTAATGCAGGGATCATTAAAAATGACAACAGCATCTTATTTATCGTAGCAAATAAATGTAATAATAATATTCCAAGTATTCATGAACTTTATCAGCCTGGATTTTCAACGAAAGGCGATAATCGTGGAATCGGATTATTAAATTTAAAAGAAATCTCTTCTATGTTTCCGAATATGTTTTTAGATACATCCATTCAAAACGGACTGTTTATTCAGAAAATCGAAATTGTTACATCACATTAG
- a CDS encoding accessory gene regulator B family protein, producing MTTISYEKLQKKFNLSHLEMLKMQRAVNILYKNISLIVIVYSMSFLLDVLIEAIIMHATYFCIRLTSFGAHFKHYFPCMVFSIVTFALIPKLVSLIHINFLLAALVACVTIIYYAPVATKKHPIHAHHRKKLKIQTCFTVTILLMISIFIHPDYAQLMYVGMITQSLTLLPLFNKE from the coding sequence GTGACTACGATTTCATATGAAAAACTGCAGAAGAAATTTAATTTAAGTCATCTTGAAATGCTGAAGATGCAACGTGCAGTCAATATCCTCTATAAGAATATAAGTCTCATCGTCATTGTTTATTCGATGAGCTTTCTGCTGGATGTGCTTATAGAAGCTATTATTATGCACGCAACATACTTTTGCATCCGATTAACAAGCTTCGGTGCACACTTTAAGCACTACTTCCCTTGTATGGTGTTTAGCATTGTAACCTTTGCACTCATACCGAAACTTGTATCTTTAATACACATCAACTTTCTCTTAGCTGCGCTTGTCGCATGCGTAACGATTATTTATTATGCACCCGTTGCAACTAAGAAACATCCAATCCATGCGCATCATAGAAAGAAGCTAAAGATCCAGACTTGCTTTACAGTTACTATCTTACTGATGATAAGTATCTTCATCCATCCTGACTATGCCCAGTTGATGTATGTGGGTATGATAACGCAGTCTCTTACATTATTACCATTATTTAATAAGGAGTGA
- a CDS encoding type 1 periplasmic-binding domain-containing protein, giving the protein MNTVQHVLDIDPRLESEMLTLIALMKQNKPAIHDIVIGCSRHDAYIHTAYQFKALWEAYGGPFSDGGQVLAVVDWNEHSKSFNKYIRRIERHNPDAFVALGSTEGFEQIMRRLHRVTDIKAHRTYVMSTLASQSMINSGGMFIFEGMQGITPFGHDFIVESGMLLVK; this is encoded by the coding sequence TTGAATACAGTTCAGCATGTTTTAGACATTGATCCGAGATTAGAATCCGAGATGCTTACATTGATTGCTCTGATGAAACAGAATAAACCTGCTATCCATGATATTGTAATCGGGTGTAGCAGGCATGATGCTTATATTCATACAGCGTATCAGTTTAAAGCATTATGGGAAGCGTACGGCGGACCGTTTAGTGATGGAGGACAAGTACTCGCTGTTGTGGACTGGAATGAACACTCTAAGTCATTTAATAAATACATAAGAAGGATTGAACGGCACAATCCTGACGCATTTGTAGCATTAGGCTCTACAGAAGGATTCGAGCAGATTATGCGCAGGTTACATCGTGTCACTGATATAAAGGCGCATCGTACATACGTTATGTCGACACTTGCTTCTCAAAGCATGATTAACAGTGGTGGTATGTTTATATTTGAAGGGATGCAAGGCATAACACCTTTTGGACATGACTTCATTGTAGAAAGTGGGATGCTGCTAGTAAAGTAG
- the speB gene encoding agmatinase has translation MMQPNKHVYMSCEASFEEATTVIYGAPFDGTVSNRPGTRFAADAIRSESYGLETYSPFLNKDLEDVRIMDSGDVDITIGNKVKVLEELEETARTILNAGKLPFMIGGEHLVTLGPMRAVLEKYPDAILVQLDAHTDLRDDYMGEPLSHATVVRRIHDLVGDNRIYQYGIRSGTKEEFDWSETHTVLEKFSIDTLKDLPGIIGNAPVYVTIDLDCLDPSIFPGTGTPEPGGLTYKELEPAFKVFEQLNVVAADIVELSPPYDHSGVSNAVAAKVARELLLSITK, from the coding sequence ATGATGCAACCGAATAAACATGTGTATATGAGTTGCGAAGCTTCATTTGAAGAAGCAACAACAGTGATATATGGTGCACCATTTGACGGTACAGTTTCAAATCGTCCTGGTACACGCTTTGCAGCTGATGCAATCCGTTCTGAGTCCTATGGTCTTGAAACATATAGTCCATTCTTAAACAAGGATCTGGAAGATGTCCGTATTATGGATTCAGGAGACGTCGATATTACAATCGGTAACAAAGTGAAAGTATTAGAAGAACTTGAAGAAACGGCACGCACAATTTTAAATGCAGGGAAACTGCCATTTATGATTGGAGGCGAACATTTAGTAACGCTTGGCCCTATGCGTGCTGTTCTTGAAAAGTATCCGGATGCGATCCTTGTGCAGCTTGATGCTCATACAGACTTACGTGATGACTATATGGGAGAACCATTATCTCACGCGACAGTCGTACGTCGTATACATGACCTTGTCGGCGATAATAGAATTTATCAGTATGGTATTCGTTCAGGTACAAAAGAAGAGTTCGACTGGAGCGAAACACATACCGTACTTGAGAAATTCTCAATCGATACATTAAAGGATTTACCGGGCATTATCGGTAATGCACCTGTATACGTCACAATTGATCTGGATTGTTTAGATCCATCAATCTTCCCTGGTACAGGAACACCTGAACCCGGTGGATTAACGTATAAAGAACTTGAACCTGCATTTAAAGTATTCGAACAACTGAACGTTGTTGCAGCTGATATCGTAGAATTGTCACCACCATACGACCACAGTGGCGTTTCTAATGCTGTTGCAGCGAAAGTTGCACGTGAACTATTGCTTTCAATTACGAAATAA
- a CDS encoding LytR/AlgR family response regulator transcription factor has product MNIFICEDAQQQRDFITTTIRNYIMFEQLDMNIKLATDNPEAIIDAIKDNEDIGLYFLDIHLNHEMSGIMLAKEIRKYDPLGSIIFVTSHSELTYLTFVYKVSALDFIIKDDPESMKKRIIECLNVSYERLQHLSSKNYVDKLEIKSGSQTLFIDYDDIIFFESSPNPHRIILHLNNRVIEFYGSLKDYETIDERFFRCHHSYIINKDHITSVNKKERIVHFTSGDHCYISIRNLKKL; this is encoded by the coding sequence ATGAATATCTTTATTTGTGAAGACGCACAGCAGCAGCGCGACTTTATAACGACTACAATTCGCAATTATATTATGTTCGAGCAACTGGATATGAATATTAAACTTGCAACAGACAATCCTGAAGCAATTATCGATGCCATTAAAGATAATGAGGATATCGGACTTTATTTTCTTGATATCCACCTGAATCACGAGATGAGCGGTATTATGCTCGCAAAGGAAATTAGAAAGTATGATCCACTTGGCAGTATTATATTTGTAACGAGTCATAGTGAACTGACCTATTTAACATTCGTTTATAAGGTAAGTGCACTTGACTTCATTATTAAAGATGATCCGGAAAGTATGAAAAAACGGATCATCGAATGTTTGAATGTCAGCTATGAACGTCTGCAGCACCTGTCTTCTAAAAACTATGTAGATAAATTAGAGATAAAGTCCGGAAGCCAGACATTATTTATTGATTATGATGATATTATATTCTTTGAATCTTCACCTAACCCTCATCGCATTATATTGCATCTGAACAACCGAGTCATCGAGTTTTATGGCTCATTGAAAGATTACGAAACCATTGATGAAAGATTCTTCAGATGCCATCATAGTTACATTATCAATAAGGATCATATTACGTCTGTGAATAAAAAGGAACGCATCGTCCATTTTACATCTGGAGATCATTGCTATATTTCTATTCGAAACTTAAAGAAATTATAA